The following coding sequences are from one Sesamum indicum cultivar Zhongzhi No. 13 linkage group LG11, S_indicum_v1.0, whole genome shotgun sequence window:
- the LOC105174109 gene encoding uncharacterized protein LOC105174109, translating into MMQTQRTLENQQSLMQSGQISGSLSFNGTLSKEDEEMSKSALSTFRAKEEEIEKKKMEVKEKVQAQLGRIEEETKRLATIREELEALADPMKKEVSLVRKKIDAVNKELKPLGQTCQKKEREYKEALEAFNEKNKEKVQLITRLMELVSESERLRLKKLEELSKNIETIRSA; encoded by the exons ATGATGCAGACTCAAAGGACGCTGGAAAACCAACAGTCTCTGATGCAATCCGGTCAGATTTCTGGCAGTTTGAGTTTCAACGGGACTTTGTCGAAAGAGGACGAGGAGATGTCAAAGTCTGCTCTCTCTACCTTCAGGGCTAAGGAGGAAGAGattgagaagaagaagatggaaGTTAAGGAGAAAGTTCAGGCTCAGCTCGGCCGGATTGAAGAAGAAACCAAGCGTTTGGCCACCATCCGTGAG GAACTAGAAGCCCTTGCGGATCCCATGAAGAAAGAAGTCTCTCTCGTTCGCAAGAAAATCGATGCAGTTAACAAAGAGTTAAAACCACTGGGGCAGACTTGCCAGAAGAAG GAGAGAGAATACAAAGAAGCCCTTGAAGCTTTCAATGAAAAGAACAAGGAAAAAGTACAACTCATCACTAGATTGATGGAG CTGGTGAGCGAGAGCGAGAGGTTGAGGCTGAAGAAGTTGGAGGAGCTGAGCAAGAACATAGAAACGATACGATCTGCCTGA